A genomic segment from Nicotiana sylvestris chromosome 1, ASM39365v2, whole genome shotgun sequence encodes:
- the LOC104226538 gene encoding FCS-Like Zinc finger 15 gives MVGLSVVLEGYRDISCTAATAAGTTITASTYWQIVNKASMVMKPTSPTTPSSPFSRRKSPAACGFLDSCFLCKQKLLPGKDIYMYKGEWAFCSVECRCKQIFKDEEESFNTKKRENMKSQASKSCTSSSSSTTSSSRSRKTAARNRPNGFAY, from the exons ATGGTGGGACTCAGTGTAGTACTCGAAGGTTATAGAGATATTAGTTGTACTGCTGCTACTGCAGCTGGTACTACTATAACTGCTTCTACTTATTGGCAAATTGTTAACAAAGCTAGTATGGTTATGAAACCTACTTCTCCGACCACTCCTTCTTCTCCTTTTTCCCGGCGTAAATCTCCGGCGGCGTGTGGGTTTCTCGATTCCTGTTTCCTTTGTAAACAGAAACTCTTACCTGGAAAAGATATCTACATGTACAA GGGAGAATGGGCATTTTGTAGCGTGGAGTGCAGGTGCAAACAGATTTTTAAGGATGAAGAAGAGAGTTTTAacacaaagaaaagagagaataTGAAATCTCAAGCATCTAAATCTtgtacttcttcttcttcttcaacgacGTCGTCTTCACGGAGTAGGAAAACGGCGGCGAGAAACCGACCGAATGGATTTGCATACTGA